One Chryseobacterium sp. StRB126 genomic region harbors:
- a CDS encoding transposase has product MKEGYIIRDQERPHFLTCTIVDWIDIFSRKTYRDIIIECLEFCIKNKGMVLYGYVIMSNHLHFIVQSKEGKLSDLIRDFKKFTAKQILEKLQTESESRKD; this is encoded by the coding sequence ATGAAAGAAGGATACATCATCAGAGATCAGGAAAGACCTCATTTTCTAACGTGCACAATTGTTGATTGGATAGATATTTTTTCAAGAAAAACATATCGTGATATTATTATAGAATGCTTAGAATTTTGTATTAAAAATAAAGGAATGGTTCTTTATGGTTATGTGATCATGAGTAACCATTTACATTTTATTGTACAATCAAAAGAAGGAAAACTTTCTGATCTGATCAGGGATTTCAAAAAATTTACAGCCAAACAAATATTAGAAAAACTACAAACAGAATCAGAAAGTCGGAAAGACTGA